Within Vigna unguiculata cultivar IT97K-499-35 chromosome 2, ASM411807v1, whole genome shotgun sequence, the genomic segment GATTCTTATAGCATAAAACTAAACTAAGATAAAAAAAGTCACGCATTCATGTAAGTAACAATAATGGATGGAATCAACAGGAACTACTGTGTTTCAAATGACTACTTAATTTTGCATAAGCACAAAAAAGTCATTTGAGTTATTGAACGGGACTTGAAGCATCTTCAAATACAACACACTTACCGTCAACATCAATTGCCACATGCTATCATCACGAACTCCCTCTGACACCACCAGCACAATATGACATATGGATGCTAGAAGAACAGCAAGCTAAAAAGATTCCTTGCAGTAACCCAACAAACTCAAGATAATCAGATATAGGAACAGTACAAGGAAACACCAACCCCTATCAAGCTAGgaataaatagtatttttacTGAAAATGTATTCTCTAATTGGAAGTTACTGTTTACCTGAATACCCATAAGTTCATGAGCCAATTCAGCCGGCATGGTTTCTCCACCTAGCACTGAAATTGTTGAAGAGCCATCTGGTCTCATCATCTCAGCTAAAACAGAAGCACTAAATACAGGCTACacgtaaaaaacaaaaaaagcaaaaaaaaaaaaaaactcaatcccacaaaattTAAGGGAAAAAAGTGGAACAGTGAAAGCCATAGAAAAGAAACAAAGtcataaatgaaaaatgaagtATACCAATGAATgagtatattaaaaattaaaaaagaaaacaaaattgaagataTTATGGGCAGTATTACCTGGGTATCGAGAAGAATAATGCGTTCAGTTGAAATCCTTGGTTCAACGCCCGTGGAGCAATGCCTTGCCATAGCTCTAGTTTCTTCAGACTGTATGGCAAAAGGTGGTAGCATCCCTGCAGGCTTATagatcaaaattcaaaataatataaaaaagaaaatagtaaagaaaCTAGCTTTCTGTTCATGGTAAAATGAATTTAACCTATTAGTTAAAATCATTCATGCCCTCAACTTTTGTAAATTGTAGAAAATTTTCCATTTTAACTTCTCCAGAAACTGAGCTCTATATGCTGTTTAAACTGACAGAAGAAGTTTTAAGTAATTTACTTTTTCATTGAGTccttatggaaaaaaaaaatcatccaaaGAGGATATAAATTACATAGTGCGAATAAACTGACCAGGGGAACTTGAATCAAAACCATAAAGTTCATTCATAATAGTGGACTTGCCCACCCCAGGTGGCCCAATCACTCCAATTACAGTGAAGTCCGTATTCTCAGTCAAGAACTGCAACATTTTCAAAATCCAATGGCAATCACAGTCAGTCTACTTCAGGTACCGATAAACGTCTAACCTAATTGTAAACATTTTGGcggtaaaaagaaaaacagagagGTAAAAAGAAATTTAGGTTAGTACTGGGAGAAAGCGATCGATGTGGAAATCCCAGGAATCGGAGAGAAGGTTGAGGGACGCGACGGAAGGGAGACGAGAACGGAGCTGAACGGAATCGTCATCGCCGGCGCCTCCACGGCCAAATTTACCGGAGACGGGAGCTCCGGTGACGATTCCCGGCTTTGCTAGAAGAATTTTTGGAGAAGGAAAAGGTTCAGAACCCGCCATTGTTTGGTTTGGGCGAGTGAGAGTGAAATTCGAAATTGGGTCATATCATGGAATAATAATGGGCTCTTTGTTTTGCAAACTTCTCcacacacattttttttttatgattttttgacaaaaatatgttcatattatgaaattaatttattttgtgtaCCTTCTGATAATTTATCgagataaataataaagattagTTTTCATTGTGTGACTTATCTGAATATATATTCAACTAAATCTTATTTTTGGTTACGTGtctatgacatttttttttccaaaattctgGCTCTACAACTCTGATTCATTATATTGGTTAcgcatgaaaataaaaacaaaatcatatttttaattttctatttttaaaactaaataacaCAACtgatatatattgttaatttgAGTAAAATTAGACTTAGCTCTCAAATAAAAACTAATCATGTCATGACTTTCTTGATGAATATGGTATTTGGGATGTGATTCTAATATTGGGTAATTTGGAATAAATGTGAATTATTATGTGCTCTTCGGTTGATTCTCCTTGAGAATTCATTGAATGAAATAACTTAGAAGTTTGTTTAAGCTTGAGGGCCATAGTGTAATGGTTGGATTGgactaaaattataatgaaattgattttgatagAGATTGTACACTCTACAAGTATTTAATGAGATTGGTTTTGATAGAAATTGTACGCTCTACATTTATCGTAGTATCGTAGTAGTAGCAAAGGAAACTGAGAAGGACTAAACTAAgtactaattttaaactaaaaattacgATTAGAAACCAGAGGAGAAGAGATAACATGAGCTTTAACCATGTGAATTTTATGAAAGACCTCGAGATTTCATCTAAATTTCTTCTCAGTTATTTTATGgaattgtaattataattaaatattattatatatagttatgtTTTGAATTGAGGAAATTTGGGTTGTTACAACAATCATAATATCAGACAGATTATTCGATCAAAAAATCCACAAAAAGGTGTTACTTTCTGCACCCTTTCAATTTTCTTTCTGCATCACATCAAAGCTTCCAGAAAAATCTATCTGCTGatctttcaaaaaaatgagagtCTTCTGAAAAAATCTATCCAGAAATGATTTAGTGCATTCTGGAAAACAAATTCCGGGATGATAGAGTGCAGAAAGAAATTTGATGGGTGCTGGAAGTAACATCGTCCAACAATTATAGTATCGGTAACCAGCAAGGAACATATTTGCCTAGAAAGAGAAAGGAGTTAGGTTGGACAATGTACGATATCTTAACTGTTAGTTTCTTCCTTTTGACAACACAAAAACCATTATTTATAGTTTACTGATAAACACAATGGCTAGATTGTACACTGGTTAGTTACTCTTGTAACTTCTGTTTAATTGATATTCACCACAACCATATATCCTCTCCAGTGTCATACCCAATCTTAGAGATTGGTTTTCCACGTATCCAAGAACAAATAACACAATATAGAAGGAATTAATTTACCATACATTTTTCGGagaaaaaaatgtacaatattacatgcaaaattgaaaagagaaaaagaggcCCTGGACAATGGAACCGGAGGATGGTTTAAATGAATGATTTCACAAATTTTGAGCAAGTAAAAGAATTTCGCACTAACTattctgaaaataaaatgagataAAATTGATTTACTTTCATTCTGTCCCTAATAGAGACTTTTATACTGAGACCATTTTAGAGAGTCATCCTCACTGTCATCATATTCCTCTGGACTCTGAACTGGCGCAGAATCTTCCTGTTCTTTAACCTCCGCATCATGCTTAACTGTGGCAGCATCCACAGCCTCTTCCTTCAtttaagataaaacaatttatggAAATCAGCAGGGCCAATTAGGAAATAGAACAttagagtatcttttaagagtTAAGTTTTCCACAGAcaataattttttccttttgcaCAAATAGACTAAATTCACTTcatctttaaaaagaaaatagtcaAGGTAAGGTATCTTTCAGCCTAATAGCAATATACTTAAGTAACTCGGTCATCTGAGCTTTAAAAGCTAATAATATCAGAGCATGGACCTTATGAATAGGGAAGAAAAAGCTTTAGCCCTCACACAAACTTATTTAGGAAATGAAGACCAGAATCAAGTAAAATTGTTAAGTTTTATCGATGGACTTGCTACGTTCCACCTTCGTACAGGAAAACATGCGGTTAAGAATAATATTTCGCTGATAAATAAGCCACTGAAATCATAAACTATGTGCACCAAAAAAGGTGATATCAGAGGATAAATTGGAGAGGCAAAAAATGCATACATTAGTTCCCGTTGCCAGGTCCACAACCTCCTCCTCTGCCTTGGTGGAAGCTTGTTGCAATCGTTCAATCAACAAGTTATAATGAAAATGATCTACAAGAAAGAGTATTGAAGAGCGATAAGGCTAAccattctaaaattatatttgtcatgACAAGTTAAAGAAGTTATAGAAGTAATCTTAAGGATCATTACTAGACTGcttaaacaaaaaaacacaattaatcTATCAGAGAACAGTGCAgaacaataacaataaaacgGTAAAACCTTTTGCACGGTTATGTATAGCATCTCTTAACCGTAAATAATGCTCCCGCTCTTCCTTCTTGTATTTCAACTTAATTTGACGGCGGGTTTTATCAGGGAAAAGCTGTTGTATCATAGAAAAATCTGTACCCAACTCCCTAATAGCCTAtgtcaaaataacaaaaaaggaATTAGGTAATTTACTGTAATGTTTAAGAGACATAATAATGTCAGACATCTTGTGCGAATTACAGAAATACCTCATAAAACAGTTCGGTATCTTGTTTTGACCATTTCCCCTTAGGTGTCTTTTCCATGAAAGTCTGGTAATTGCATAGAGCGGGAGTTGATGTAATCCTTTCATTGTCTTGATCATCATATGGGTCTCTATCATCTTCTGAACCTGAGAACTCCTGTTCATTATACGCACCAGCCCCATGAAGAGAATCTCCACCACTGCagataaatattatacaaaataaaatttgtttactaGACCTTATGTGACTCCAGAGACAGTAATAAAGCCAGTGGCCTAACAGAATCTCCATCCACTGGCGATAAATATTTTGCAAGCTGAAATTCATTATCTAGTCCACAAGGCATCAAGAGACAATAATAAGTAATAACGGCCAGTGGATAATATACAGTGCATTTTTTATACAATGTTTGACTTTTCCCTTTTGTTCTCAAATACTGAATGTGAGCCAAAACCATGAAGTACTTTGATGAATAccattatacaaaaaatataaagtatctCCCCCTCATTTACTCAACCTCCAGTACATCCTCCCATCATCATGGACTAATGTAAAAAGGTCCACAATCACTTCTACCCCCATGATTCATGCCCTTGGATCAACGGTAGTAGCCaacaaaagtaacaaaataaataaagcaGTTTATTGAGTATGAATGACAATCCATTCACTCAACCCATTAGGACAAAATGGCGAAGCAATTCATATAATCATTGAAAGAGAGAAGATATAATTCAAGCTACAATATACATTTTGTGCAGGGCACTCACATGTCTCTAAGGAAAAAAAGGAACATGAAATACCTTTATTGGACAAGTTTCTCCACTTTTTCAAATATCCCATTTCTCAAAAGGATAATAGTATGTAAGAATTAGAGAGACGTTGCAGTAAATAGGATGTTTGGAtcagtttatttttcaaaataagttgatttaacaatataattatactataccatattaaagataaatattgaccagaaaattaagtaaaatgcAAACTCTTACTAGAGGTGAGTACCTTTGATTGGAGGGAGACGTATTCGAAGTCATCGCGTCTTTTTTCTACACAGGAAAACAATGGAGCAGTTGGTGAAAATTCAAGTCATAGTGCCATACTAACAACTATGAAACTAACAATTGTAGGAAGTTGAAATAGAATAAAGTATACACACCGCTTGCCGCTCCCTATATTCTGCAAGTAAAATAATATCCTTCATAGGCAATGTTCGAGGATCAAGTTCGTCCTCAGGAATTTCCAGCAGAGCCTTGTCCACTATGAAATAGGAAAAACTTCAGCACAAGTATATCCCCGAGGATGAAACTTTAAAGCAAACAATATAGTAATTTCTACCACATCTTTTCTTTCGTCGGGTTGAATGAGAGAACTTTTTAGGAGGTtccttagtttttttttgtacatCATCATCAGCCTTCTTACGCCTTTGAGACATTTTTCCACTTTTGGCCACAGATTTCTTCTGTGATCTCTTTGatcctctcttcttctttgaTGAATGATCGACTTCATAGTCATCATCATTTTCTTGTAGTTCATGTTCGTTAGAATGATAAGGAGGGTCAAGGTCATTATCATCTTCAACCTCCTCATTCAATGAGCTGTTTTTAGGTTTGCAAGCTGCTAGTTTTCTCCGTTGTCTTGAGGTTTTACCACCATTATCCTCCTCACCAGAAATAGAAGATCTTTTGTTCTTCCTCAGAGAACATGAGTCTGAGCCATCCTTTTTATTCTGATTAGCAACCCGACAAGcatgataaaaaattagaaaaaataaaaattatatataattagatttacaacttagaaaaatgaaaaaaaaaagagaaagaagtcAAAGGAAACAATATTAACTTCTTTTTCCCTTGAATCATTTGCGTGCAAAAAATCAGCCAATGTGGAACTGTCAGCAGCAATTGTCAAGTCTTCGTGCACCAGAATTCCAGAAGTTGGATCTTCACCAGATTTCATGGATTGATAATCAAAAACATCATCTCTTGGATAGGTGGGATTCAAGTCCACAATTTCCTGATACCAAcaataataatcaatattattaaataagaaaattgattaattatttcGCATAAACAGACAATTATGATATGCTTGTAATCACATAATCTTCACCTCCGTTTCCGACATTCTATTGTTAGTGTGAGTATCACTCTCATTGAGAACAGTAGCTTCATGGAAGGTTACTGGATCTTCTGGTGTATGATATTCAGGACATCTTTGAACTTGGGTAGTATCACATTCCCCAAAGGAGTTAATAGAACTACAAGCAGGTGTGACGAAATTTTCCTCTGCACCCTTCTCATTGAAAGAATGAAGAGCCGGTTTTCCTACACAATTTTTCAAATCACCACTGAATAAATCCATGGTCACATACATACAAGTTGCAGTTGGATGGGAGCCAGTAAACCAAAACATTGAGATATAAAGGCAACAGTACAATACAAGTGATGCTCTTGAAAGCTCTAGtgaagaagaataaagagaaagtAGATGCAATTCGGTAAATCAAAAGGAATATAGTACTCACCCGTATCTGTAGTAGCTTGGGTGAGAAAGTCATCAAGGGATTCCAACCCAGAAAAAATGTCTGCAGCCTGCATGTACAAAATCTATCACCGTTTAGCAACttaatgaaatagaaaaacaacAGATATTAATTGTTTCATTACCTCTCCAGATGATTTACCAAAGGTAGAAGGCCAATCCCTAGTACCATTATGAACTGCGTCCCCTAAAAGCATAGCATTTAGGGAATCCAATTGGGAAGGAATTGCTGCTGCCAAGCTATTGCTGTCACCAAACTTATCGGGCAAATAATTTGTCCTAAGAATCTCTGACGTTGGCAAAGGTAAACTGGTTGATTGGTTTGGTACACCACTAGACTGAAAAGATTGAAAGTTTTCTGTGCAAGAAGTAGGCAACTCAACAGATTTTTCCATCACAACATCAGATGAAGCAGAAGCCGGCATATTGCCCACTCTAGGTCGTGGCTTAATCTTGGGTTTAAATTTATGaactacaataaaaataatacagaTAGCTCATCTTTTCCGTGATAGTAAGCATAttcaactatttaaaaaatcatcaatatcACTAACCATTCCTTGTGGGAAGATCAGCTAGGATGTCGCTGAAAGGATCCAATCCAATCTCTGCAGATACTAACTGAAAAGTATTCCCCCATAAGTTGGTCACACCCATCTAAAGCACTAGAATTATACGgagaaaaaaccaaaaaaattaaaaaaaaaaaaagaaaaacagaaatcCACCTCTGGTTCTTTCTCAAAGTTTGACTTTGAATCAACGGTCTGAATTATTGAAACTTTATTATCTGAAACACTTTTGAAGCCCAAATCCGTGCCTGATTGCAATGAGTTGTCAATAAGTTCCACATATTTGTTGATATCAAGAAATGAACCTTCCCAATTTTTAGGGGGTTCTTTCATCCTATCTATGGTTGAGCAAGTTGAAAATGGAGAAGCcaaattattcaatttgttttctACAACATTAGCAGGGTGAACTGGTTGTGTTGTGCCTAAACCACACGATAGACAGAAAATGAATCATACCAAATTAAATTCTAGTGATGACTCACACTGACATGTACAAGTCTGAGATGAAGAAAAGTGGTTTCACACAGACAATCAATGTAAACTCATAACTTACCATTACTGACGTTGGTCTCAGAAACGAAGTTAGTGACTGAGTCCCCGTCAAAATCTGTTGGATCagcctaaaattgaaaaacaatttaagGAAAATGAGGTTACATATAACAGATAATATTGAAtcaataaaatcatcaataaaaatgACATTCACCTCACATGCTGATTCTAACAAGTTTGTAGAATTCTGACCAGCACCAATTTCAGATGCTGTGATTGTGGAACCACCCACCAAGGCCGCACTATCTCCCTCCACACTAATTTGTTCAAGATTTCCACTTTCAGAATTTGGAAAGTCTTCCGCTGGCGCACTTAGCGTTGAAGCAATTGCATTTTCACATTCATTCCCAGTAAGTTCATCTTTAGATGAGGTTGCATGTTCCGACGAAGGTACTTCCTTTCGTGGCCGCTGTTTCGCTTTGGCCTTAGGAACAAACTTGGCACCCGGCCGaactacaaaagaaaataataaagtcACTTGATATAAACACGGcgaatgaaaaaaagaaaaagaaaaaatctttcAAGAATCATTGGAGTGAATCACTTACTGCGTGCAACAGGAGCCTCGGGTAGAAGATCATCAAAAGGATCCATGAGGCAATGGATCAGGTCGAGTACAGAAGCATAGGCACCCTTGAATGCAACAAACCCAAATCTTGAACCAAACAAGAAATTTCCTGAAAGCAGAAGATTAAGAATTTAGATTATGTTACCGAATTGCAATTCATAACATTACCCAGGAATTAAACTTGGGTGGTCACCAACAATATATAGTTCACAATTTACATCAATGTAATCTTGCGCTTTAATCGCATACAACGAAAAATTTTCGATGAAAGTTGGAcctatctatatctatataatcTATATAATCTATGATAGAACAAACTTGGTAGAGCGAAGAGtatgagaagaaaagaagaaacaatttGGTTTGAGagaaaaatttgatatatttatgagCGTGCCCAAGACTGATTTTGTAACTGTCAACTCGTGGCTATAAGTGGGACGATCacggggaattgggccaaaccCCATTCAGGCCCAATAAGATTACAATTCGTTCGAAGTAAAACGACGCCGTAGAAACTGTTTCGATATTAGAAAccataacatttatatataaaatataaaatccattagtctaaaaaaaacataaacttaataattaaaagataaaaataaatttaaacgtgaaaataaaaacaaaaaagttttcGTCTttgttttccaaaaaaaaactttgacaaattttaaaaatatcaataactaagaaaatataaatcttccatcaaaatttaaataacttattatttattattatttagggATCGCCTGGCAATCACCATAGGACAATCATCACATTTTCGAGATATTGTCCGTTTTAGAGTATTTGATCTCTTTTAcgattttattcttaaaagatGTTCGGAGGACGAGGAAAGGTAAGAAATTCCTAAACAATGTAAAACTTATGACTGTACTGAAACATataataaatcatttaaatataataaaatataaagaattcatgtcaaataacaaatataataaaaatattagattaataatttatcatttaactATTCAATATCTCTAATGTTTTGAATTAGGAACGTTgaaaactcaaaaaaataaatatatgtcaaCTAAAGTTGTCAAAACAGGTAACCTGACCCAACCCAGTTCAACCCAtcacgggttgatgatttagtgagccaacccaacccgactcactttttagcgagtcaaaaaaaatttgaacccgacCCAATCCACCACGGGTTgccgggttaaacgggttggcttacgggttcacttaattaaaaaaatacaattttttttcaatcaaaactaaattataattctaattaaaatctaaataaactttaatacaattcaaatacaaaccaaaatataaaaaaaatacaaattatttatgtgttggctaaaaaaaacctAATATGATCCAAATGTAAAAcccaacttaatatttttttatcgacaagaacaaatatattaataggagATAATTGGGTTACCTCAACccataatcaataataaaaaaaacactatgACTTTCCTTCATCATTTTTCACATAGAGTAGTATCTCATAATCATCACAAAATAATAGAAACAAAGATTACAAGTAAGAAGCAGATCCTTCATGACTATGCTTTGAATACAAAACTTAAACATCCTCCCCCAATAGCATTATTTGTTGCACATGTGCAAATATGcagcccaacttaataaaaaatactttgtgatttatctgcgggttggtgagtcaacctGACTCCTCACGGGTTCAACCGAATGTGCCGGATTCTAAATTagcgggtcaaaaatcaactcatattaaaatttataaaatttttttaatataatttggatCGAATCAGGTTAACTTGCGGATTCCAATCCATTTTGACAGCTTTGATGTCAACCCACGGTCCCATAAACCATGCAGGACGGACCAGACTACTAAACCTAAACTTTTATAGCATGAAAGACTAGCCCAttccacattttaaaaattaataacggGTCTAAACGGACCGATCCTAAATGGGTCGCTCTAACGTAATTATACCGAAAGATTTCCAAGATAAGTTCATAAACTGTAATAAGCACATTTATTTTCCCTCCATGCTCTGCATTCAATTTCAGCTAATACAGTCAACTCAAACTAAACTCTTTTCATAACAGTGCCACTCAACAAATTAATAATCTTGTTTTACCAAATAAAGCATACATGAAAGACTTCGTTACACCGTTCATTCAACGATCAGAAATCAACCATTAAAAATAGTATTCTCGAAGAAAAATCGAGTAAAAAACCAgaaataaactataaaatacATTACCAGAGGTGTTAATTTTGATTTGTGGGTTTCGGCGCTGCCGGCGACGGTGCTCTCGTCTCTCGGCGGTGGCAGCACCTTCTCTTAGGGCAAGTGTTGAGAGTCAGAAAACAAATGTTAAGTCTCTTTTCGCTTAGGCTTCGGattcgataaaaaaaatatattattggctatttaaaaaaatttctcgtggatatttttttttataacggACCGGTTCACTGAACCGGACCGGTAAGTTTTTGAACACATTAAAACCTAAGCATGCTCGTATCCTTATTCTTTCTCTTTCGCACACGCAAACATTTGTTCCGGTGGTCCCTCTCTCTTTGGTTTCTCCTTCATCTTCAACTTTAGGTCTTCTCTGACTCTGAGGGACACTGCTGAACGTCTTTGGTGAGTATTTGTAGCTTCAATTTGTGGAACTTTCAATTCATCTGATTGCTTCGGTGTTGATAACTGACTTCCAGGAGAGCCtaatttgtcaattttgttttcatcGTTTTATCAATTATGGCTTCTTCAATTTCTCAGATTCGTTCTCTTATCATATAACGCTTTACGAAATTGAGAATTGGAATAAGGGTGTTTTACTATTTGGACAGGTTTGAATCCTGTGCAGGGTTCACACATTAGGTCTTAGCAcaattgtttgaattttattactcgcaatgattttattttactaatgtttaattttagtcTCTCTTTGCAGTGTTGTCTTATCTAACacttttgtttttgtcttgTCTTTTTCTTTGCTGTACAAATCAATTGAACAAATGCAACTTCTCATTGTTTATCTCTACAGTTGCACTAATTAGTTTGCAGTATGTGTGTGTGAGATCGGTTGATGGTTTGTGTGTACGTTTTGTGCTTGTAATTTGGTGGATGCTGGATTAACTTCTTTTTCCCCTGTTATTGTTGCACAGTATCTTGTGCTGATCTGAAAACACTATTGGTTTGTTCAGAGAGTTAACACTGAGCAGTTCAGCTTCACCTGGAAACTCTGTTGAATTGAATTCAGTTTCCATTGGTAAGTCATTTTCAGGCCTTGGGGTAAGCAACTTACCAACATGGGAACACAACCCCGGCAACCATTTcgagaggaagaggaggaggagccGCCATGCCGTGGAACTATCTCGGGTCAATCAATGTCAACTAGCAGAAGTGTTGGGTCACCATCCAGCCGGAGTGAGCAGACAATGGCAACACCAGCTAGTGATAACACCTTTCTTAGGTTAAATAATCTTGACATACATGGTGATGACGCTGGATCACAGGGTGCAGTTGCGTGAGTTCCCATTGTCCTTTGAGCTTGTAGAAATGTATAATTATGTGATGTGCTGCGGAGCAGATGCCATTTCTTTTGAAGTTTGTGACTTTTGACATTTCTCATGAATGTACCATTTCAAATAAACATGGATTTGAATAATTTTTCGGCAAACAATTTCTTAAATACTTATGAAGAAAACTTCGTAAAAGTCAGattggaaaaggaaaataattaaaacaatcacTCATTTGTTAGATAATCATGGCATATCTTTTTAATCCGCGTGAGGGATAAGAGTGGGAAAAATGTTGTCAAACTTTCTCTTTGTTTGcaatcttaaataaaaaattagatggTTTTCTTTTATGCCCTAATAATTTCATTTGCTTCTtgcatttttcattttcttgtatGCCCTTAATCCATTctcatgtaatttttttttttctgtctgtATCTGACCCATCTAAAGACTTGATTTCCTCTACAATTGCATTTTGAAGAACAAACCCTGTATGAGCTCAAGGCTTTTGCAGTAGTCTTTTTATATGAATAAATGTGAGGAAATGTTCTATGTATGAAGCTATTGATTCTTGATGGCATGTCGTGTCTGATTGTGTAGTATTATATTTGTGACACTCAAttgtcatcttttttttttttttgttagttatTTACCAAATAAGACATGCTGTACAGTCACCCAAAATTGATTGAGGATTTCTGTTGTTGAATCAATATAGTGTGTATTGTTGTATTGTGATCCTGCCTTtcatagttttttctttttttaatttttcgttGCCTATATCTCCTGGTATGATGggtttttgttttatgtcttaTCCTGAGTATGACAGTGAAATCATCTTAGGTTTGTTTAGAGTCATGTAAAGGAATATAAAAGTGTATTTATGCTTAACTTGGGGCTTTTTGGGCAGTTGGAAATGTTAACACTTTATCCACTAAATGCTTTTTGCATGATGTATGCATGAAGTTCTATCTATTACTTGCTCGTGCCTGTGGTCTCAGAATACCATTATATACTGTTCTTCTTACCTATTGTGTCCTTTTAACCAGTagcaagaagaaaaagagggGCCAACGCACTGTTGGTGGTGACAAGAGTGGAAGAGGTCTCCGCCAATTTAGTATGAAAGGTCTTTAACCTAATCCCATGACATTTTCTCTTTAATGAAAAGGTGTTTTGACCTTTTCTAGTTAATAGCTTTGGCCTTTCAAAGATGCATATAACAAGTTGTGCAGATTGTGATAAGTGtttggtttaatttattttgtaaaaataactgCTTTTGACCAGTTTTTTCAGAGaacttttgtaatatatatgaTTTCCCTCCTCCCCTCTCCCCCCACCCCCCTCCCCTCTTCGGAACTAATCTCTTTCCAAAGATGCACTAACTCGATCTGCATCTGTGGTGTTTTAGTTCATTGTGTTCCTTAGATTGTCATATTTTTTAGGACATCGTGATTATATGTTTCCCTTACTGG encodes:
- the LOC114169997 gene encoding protein SMG9-like; its protein translation is MAGSEPFPSPKILLAKPGIVTGAPVSGKFGRGGAGDDDSVQLRSRLPSVASLNLLSDSWDFHIDRFLPFLTENTDFTVIGVIGPPGVGKSTIMNELYGFDSSSPGMLPPFAIQSEETRAMARHCSTGVEPRISTERIILLDTQPVFSASVLAEMMRPDGSSTISVLGGETMPAELAHELMGIQLAVLLASICHIVLVVSEGVRDDSMWQLMLTVDLLKHGISDPSLMASSLSQSSSSGLEKDRHLEHEEYVATPVFVHTKLQDQDFTPNNFVQLKKALMQYFRPTSFVRQHIGNKPEEHALSSTVRGSQMKSNLIKLYAIPLKKKDENPRAQHESYVSALWKLRDQILSMKSPSFTRPVSEREWLKNSAKIWEQVKNSPTVLEYCRTLQHSGMYRR
- the LOC114167926 gene encoding uncharacterized protein LOC114167926 isoform X2, producing the protein MDPFDDLLPEAPVARIRPGAKFVPKAKAKQRPRKEVPSSEHATSSKDELTGNECENAIASTLSAPAEDFPNSESGNLEQISVEGDSAALVGGSTITASEIGAGQNSTNLLESACEADPTDFDGDSVTNFVSETNVSNGTDLGFKSVSDNKVSIIQTVDSKSNFEKEPELVSAEIGLDPFSDILADLPTRNVHKFKPKIKPRPRVGNMPASASSDVVMEKSVELPTSCTENFQSFQSSGVPNQSTSLPLPTSEILRTNYLPDKFGDSNSLAAAIPSQLDSLNAMLLGDAVHNGTRDWPSTFGKSSGEAADIFSGLESLDDFLTQATTDTGKPALHSFNEKGAEENFVTPACSSINSFGECDTTQVQRCPEYHTPEDPVTFHEATVLNESDTHTNNRMSETEEIVDLNPTYPRDDVFDYQSMKSGEDPTSGILVHEDLTIAADSSTLADFLHANDSREKENKKDGSDSCSLRKNKRSSISGEEDNGGKTSRQRRKLAACKPKNSSLNEEVEDDNDLDPPYHSNEHELQENDDDYEVDHSSKKKRGSKRSQKKSVAKSGKMSQRRKKADDDVQKKTKEPPKKFSHSTRRKKRCVDKALLEIPEDELDPRTLPMKDIILLAEYRERQAKKDAMTSNTSPSNQSGGDSLHGAGAYNEQEFSGSEDDRDPYDDQDNERITSTPALCNYQTFMEKTPKGKWSKQDTELFYEAIRELGTDFSMIQQLFPDKTRRQIKLKYKKEEREHYLRLRDAIHNRAKDHFHYNLLIERLQQASTKAEEEVVDLATGTNEEAVDAATVKHDAEVKEQEDSAPVQSPEEYDDSEDDSLKWSQYKSLY
- the LOC114167926 gene encoding uncharacterized protein LOC114167926 isoform X1, producing MDPFDDLLPEAPVARIRPGAKFVPKAKAKQRPRKEVPSSEHATSSKDELTGNECENAIASTLSAPAEDFPNSESGNLEQISVEGDSAALVGGSTITASEIGAGQNSTNLLESACEADPTDFDGDSVTNFVSETNVSNGTTQPVHPANVVENKLNNLASPFSTCSTIDRMKEPPKNWEGSFLDINKYVELIDNSLQSGTDLGFKSVSDNKVSIIQTVDSKSNFEKEPELVSAEIGLDPFSDILADLPTRNVHKFKPKIKPRPRVGNMPASASSDVVMEKSVELPTSCTENFQSFQSSGVPNQSTSLPLPTSEILRTNYLPDKFGDSNSLAAAIPSQLDSLNAMLLGDAVHNGTRDWPSTFGKSSGEAADIFSGLESLDDFLTQATTDTGKPALHSFNEKGAEENFVTPACSSINSFGECDTTQVQRCPEYHTPEDPVTFHEATVLNESDTHTNNRMSETEEIVDLNPTYPRDDVFDYQSMKSGEDPTSGILVHEDLTIAADSSTLADFLHANDSREKENKKDGSDSCSLRKNKRSSISGEEDNGGKTSRQRRKLAACKPKNSSLNEEVEDDNDLDPPYHSNEHELQENDDDYEVDHSSKKKRGSKRSQKKSVAKSGKMSQRRKKADDDVQKKTKEPPKKFSHSTRRKKRCVDKALLEIPEDELDPRTLPMKDIILLAEYRERQAKKDAMTSNTSPSNQSGGDSLHGAGAYNEQEFSGSEDDRDPYDDQDNERITSTPALCNYQTFMEKTPKGKWSKQDTELFYEAIRELGTDFSMIQQLFPDKTRRQIKLKYKKEEREHYLRLRDAIHNRAKDHFHYNLLIERLQQASTKAEEEVVDLATGTNEEAVDAATVKHDAEVKEQEDSAPVQSPEEYDDSEDDSLKWSQYKSLY